The following coding sequences lie in one Spinacia oleracea cultivar Varoflay chromosome 1, BTI_SOV_V1, whole genome shotgun sequence genomic window:
- the LOC110794182 gene encoding receptor protein kinase-like protein ZAR1, with the protein MKLLLFFMVTMITSRVHSLSPDGLALLSLKSAVDNSSSSAVFSDWDEDDPDPCGWTGVSCDGNSTSSPNPRVVGISVAGKNLRGYIPSELGSLTYLRRLNLHGNRFYGSIPDQIFNATSLHSIFLYSNNLTGPLPSSMCSLPRIQNVDVSGNSLSGEIPTGLKECKQLQRLILARNNFSGEIPGGIWHELVNLVQLDLSSNQLTGKIPEELGELKSLSGTLNFSFNHLSGKIPKSLGDLPMTVSFDLKANNLSGEIPQTGSFANQGPTAFLGNPLLCGFPLQKDCTKKLTNQNSTPHGGTRGTSPDRKGLSPGLILLISAADAAFVALVGLVLIYFYWKKKDHSTGCSCTGTIKLGRHMNNKDKKSRLCGCFQGSPNNDIESESDKGSSEGGDGGGGGGGGGGDGEGELVAIDKGFTFELDELLRASAYVLGKSGLGIVYKVVLGNGVPVAVRRLGEGGDQQRYKEFVAEIQAIGKIKHPNVVKLRAYYWAPDEKLLISDFISNGNLGNALRGRTGQPSTSLTWSTRLKIAKGTAKGLAYLHECSPRKFVHGDIKPSNILLDNEFQPHVSDFGLNRLISIAGNNPSTSGGFMGGALPYIKPTNQEKTNNYRAPEARIPGGRPTQKWDVYSYGVVLLELLTGKSPEHSSPTTSTSTEIHDLVKWVKKGFEEESPLSEMVDPMLLQEVHAKKEVLAAFHVALSCTEGDLEIRPRMKNVSENLDKIGS; encoded by the exons atgaagcttcttctcttctttatgGTGACTATGATCACCTCTAGAGTACATTCGCTCTCGCCCGACGGCCTTGCTCTTCTTTCACTGAAGTCGGCCGTCGATAATTCATCTTCGTCCGCAGTCTTTTCCGACTGGGACGAAGATGACCCCGATCCATGTGGATGGACCGGGGTTTCCTGCGACGGAAATTCCACCTCTAGTCCAAACCCCCGGGTTGTTGGAATTTCCGTAGCAGGAAAGAATCTCCGAGGGTACATTCCCTCGGAGCTCGGCTCCCTTACCTACCTCCGACGTCTGAATTTACATGGCAACAGATTCTACGGCTCGATTCCTGACCAAATATTCAATGCCACGTCACTCCACAGCATTTTCCTGTATTCGAATAATCTCACTGGTCCACTGCCTTCCTCCATGTGCTCACTTCCAAGGATTCAAAATGTAGACGTTTCAGGAAATTCCCTCTCCGGCGAGATTCCGACGGGGTTGAAGGAATGTAAGCAGCTTCAGAGACTGATTCTGGCGAGAAATAACTTTTCCGGCGAGATTCCGGGAGGAATTTGGCATGAATTGGTTAATCTAGTCCAACTTGATCTGTCTTCCAACCAGTTAACGGGAAAGATACCGGAGGAGCTCGGCGAGTTAAAGTCACTTTCCGGGACGTTAAACTTCTCTTTCAACCATCTCTCCGGGAAGATCCCAAAGTCTCTCGGGGATCTTCCCATGACAGTAAGTTTCGACCTAAAGGCGAATAACCTGTCCGGGGAAATTCCCCAGACAGGCTCATTCGCCAACCAGGGTCCCACCGCCTTTTTAGGTAACCCGCTTTTATGCGGGTTCCCGTTACAAAAGGACTGTACTAAAAAACTTACTAACCAAAACTCAACCCCACACGGGGGCACTAGGGGGACCAGCCCCGATCGGAAGGGGCTAAGTCCGGGGCTGATCCTCCTAATATCTGCAGCCGATGCTGCATTCGTTGCCCTGGTGGGGCTAGTCCTAATCTACTTCTACTGGAAGAAAAAAGATCACTCAACGGGTTGTAGCTGCACGGGTACAATCAAACTAGGAAGACATATGAACAATAAAGATAAAAAGTCCCGACTCTGCGGGTGCTTTCAAGGGTCCCCGAACAATGACATTGAGAGCGAGTCCGATAAGGGTAGTTCCGAAGGCGGCGATGGTGGTGGAGGAGGcggcggaggaggaggagaCGGGGAGGGAGAGTTGGTTGCAATAGACAAAGGGTTTACATTTGAGTTAGATGAGTTGTTAAGGGCTTCAGCTTATGTGTTAGGGAAAAGTGGGTTAGGGATAGTTTATAAAGTTGTGCTTGGAAATGGTGTGCCTGTTGCTGTAAGAAGATTAGGAGAAGGTGGTGATCAACAAAGGTATAAAGAGTTTGTTGCTGAAATTCAAGCAATTGGGAAAATTAAACATCCAAATGTGGTTAAATTGAGGGCTTATTATTGGGCTCCTGATGAGAAATTGCTCATTTCTGACTTCATTTCTAATGGCAATCTTGGTAATGCACTTCGAG GAAGAACTGGGCAACCATCAACAAGTCTAACATGGTCAACAAGGTTAAAAATTGCCAAAGGAACGGCTAAGGGTTTAGCTTACCTCCATGAATGTAGCCCTAGGAAATTTGTACATGGAGATATTAAGCCATCAAACATCCTCCTCGACAACGAGTTCCAGCCACACGTGTCCGATTTTGGCCTAAACCGGTTGATTAGCATCGCCGGTAATAACCCTTCCACCTCTGGTGGTTTCATGGGAGGGGCACTCCCTTACATAAAGCCCACTAAccaagaaaaaacaaacaactatcGCGCCCCAGAGGCACGGATTCCTGGGGGTCGACCAACCCAAAAATGGGACGTGTACTCGTATGGAGTGGTTTTGCTAGAATTGCTAACGGGGAAATCTCCGGAACACTCTTCCCCGACAACGTCAACTTCCACGGAAATTCACGACTTGGTGAAGTGGGTAAAGAAGGGTTTCGAAGAGGAAAGTCCTCTTTCGGAAATGGTAGACCCTATGTTGTTACAAGAGGTCCATGCCAAAAAGGAAGTGTTGGCTGCTTTTCACGTGGCTCTTTCTTGCACTGAAGGTGATCTTGAGATTCGGCCTAGGATGAAAAATGTGTCTGAAAATCTCGATAAGATTGGGAGTTGA